The following coding sequences lie in one Candidatus Zixiibacteriota bacterium genomic window:
- the hslV gene encoding ATP-dependent protease subunit HslV, translating to MWHATTILGLTVRGQTAMGGDGQVTFEDTIMKHTAQKVRRLADGRILAGFAGASADAFTLFERFEMKLEDFSGNLPRAAVELAKDWRMDKYLRRLEALLAVIDSQHGLVISGNGDVIEPDDGIVVIGSGAPYALAAARALVRHTKMNADQIVRTALEITADICVFTNKDITIEVL from the coding sequence ATGTGGCATGCGACGACAATCCTCGGGCTGACGGTGCGCGGACAGACGGCCATGGGCGGCGACGGTCAGGTCACGTTTGAAGACACGATCATGAAGCACACGGCGCAGAAGGTACGACGTCTGGCCGATGGACGCATCCTGGCGGGTTTCGCCGGGGCCTCCGCCGACGCCTTCACGTTGTTCGAGCGCTTCGAAATGAAGTTGGAGGATTTCAGCGGAAACCTGCCGCGCGCCGCCGTCGAGTTGGCGAAGGACTGGCGGATGGACAAATACCTGCGCCGTCTGGAGGCGCTCTTGGCGGTCATCGACAGTCAGCACGGACTGGTCATCTCCGGAAACGGCGACGTGATCGAGCCCGATGACGGGATCGTCGTCATCGGCTCCGGAGCGCCCTATGCTCTGGCCGCGGCCCGGGCGCTGGTTCGTCACACTAAAATGAACGCCGACCAGATCGTGCGCACCGCGCTGGAGATCACCGCTGATATTTGCGTCTTCACCAACAAAGACATCACTATCGAGGTATTGTAG
- a CDS encoding PaaI family thioesterase, with translation MQEIIRNNVCFVCGDGNRDGLHIRFFVDGDQAVAAYTPEAKYQGFQGILHGGLTATLLDEIMAKAVLSRQRWAMTVEMNVRYKKAIPIGESLRLVGRVTREVGRLLETAAEIVGPDGQVYASATGKYLEAAAKVGKLG, from the coding sequence ATGCAGGAGATCATTCGCAACAACGTCTGCTTTGTGTGCGGGGATGGGAACCGCGATGGGTTGCACATCCGTTTCTTCGTGGACGGTGATCAAGCGGTCGCCGCGTATACGCCGGAGGCGAAGTACCAGGGGTTTCAGGGAATCCTCCACGGCGGGTTGACCGCGACTCTCCTGGATGAAATCATGGCCAAGGCGGTGCTGTCGCGGCAGCGCTGGGCGATGACGGTGGAAATGAACGTCCGGTACAAGAAGGCGATTCCGATCGGCGAGAGCCTGCGTCTTGTGGGGCGGGTGACGCGGGAAGTGGGGCGATTGCTGGAGACAGCCGCCGAGATCGTTGGCCCCGATGGCCAGGTCTATGCGAGCGCCACCGGAAAATACCTGGAAGCGGCGGCCAAGGTGGGGAAGCTGGGGTAG
- a CDS encoding YicC/YloC family endoribonuclease — MVNSMTGFGRGEVARDGFKATFELSSVNSRYLEVSLRLPRWLLALEAPLRAIVDARLSRGKVYGQLSWERTEWAPTQTFNEPLADWYIETLKGLAARHQMSAEFSVGALVGLSDLWSVRNESPDEQIEALLREALTSALDQLQRSRESEGQALAADLTQRLARVDELLGQIRARAAEVPQALREKLTARVTELFGNGGYDPQRLAQEVAYMAERADITEECVRLDVHVRQFKTTLAGREAAGRRLNFLTQEMNREANTIGSKSASWELSTLVVELKEELERIREQVQNIE; from the coding sequence ATGGTCAACAGCATGACAGGATTCGGGCGGGGGGAGGTGGCGCGCGACGGCTTCAAGGCGACCTTCGAGCTGTCGTCGGTCAACAGCCGCTACCTTGAGGTCTCGTTGCGCCTGCCGCGCTGGCTGTTGGCGTTGGAGGCGCCGTTGCGTGCGATCGTTGATGCCCGGTTGTCGCGCGGCAAGGTATACGGGCAGCTGAGTTGGGAACGTACCGAATGGGCGCCGACGCAGACGTTCAATGAACCGCTTGCCGATTGGTACATCGAGACTCTGAAGGGTCTGGCCGCGCGTCATCAGATGTCCGCGGAATTCTCCGTCGGGGCGCTGGTGGGGCTTTCCGATCTGTGGTCGGTCCGGAACGAATCTCCCGACGAGCAGATTGAAGCGCTTCTGCGCGAGGCGCTGACGTCGGCGCTGGACCAATTGCAGCGCTCGCGGGAGTCGGAGGGGCAGGCGCTGGCGGCCGACCTGACGCAGCGCCTGGCACGCGTCGATGAACTGCTGGGTCAGATCCGTGCGCGGGCAGCAGAGGTGCCGCAGGCACTGCGTGAAAAGCTGACCGCCCGGGTGACGGAGTTGTTCGGCAACGGTGGGTACGATCCGCAGCGTTTGGCTCAGGAAGTCGCGTACATGGCGGAGCGCGCCGACATCACCGAGGAATGCGTCCGTCTGGATGTGCACGTGCGGCAGTTCAAGACCACGCTGGCGGGCCGTGAAGCGGCGGGACGGCGGCTCAATTTCCTGACTCAGGAAATGAACCGTGAAGCCAACACGATCGGATCCAAATCGGCCTCCTGGGAGCTTTCGACTCTGGTCGTTGAGTTGAAGGAGGAGCTGGAGCGCATCCGCGAGCAGGTGCAGAACATTGAGTGA
- a CDS encoding tyrosine-type recombinase/integrase, whose product MAETLSTWVGRFYEDLAGARRYSPHTVRAYTRDLARFLQLQNLTALAPSDRVLTPACFSTFLASLAVEGLSNRSIARAAAVLRSFLGFLYRQGATADDWTERVPSVKFAPSLPRFLTEAQMRQWLDAMPSGTRWERRDRCLIELMYATGGRVAEIVALNWGDIDRGSQMGRLRGKRGRERVVPVGATAARSLSLLAAATPGEATAFGEPVFVNRRGGRLTARSVERIVLRTFARLVGGRTSPHKLRHTCATHMLDRGADLLALQQLLGHQNVATTQIYTHTTPHRLAEVYRAFFPDEQKR is encoded by the coding sequence GTGGCGGAGACATTGTCAACTTGGGTTGGTCGGTTCTATGAGGACCTTGCCGGGGCGCGCCGTTATTCTCCGCACACTGTGCGTGCCTATACGCGGGACCTCGCACGGTTCCTTCAGTTGCAGAATCTGACAGCGCTGGCCCCGTCGGATCGTGTCCTGACGCCGGCCTGTTTCAGCACCTTCCTGGCGTCTCTGGCGGTCGAGGGACTGTCCAATCGCTCGATCGCCCGCGCCGCGGCGGTCCTGCGGTCTTTTCTGGGATTTCTGTACCGTCAAGGGGCGACGGCGGACGATTGGACCGAACGGGTCCCTTCAGTCAAGTTCGCCCCAAGTCTGCCGCGTTTTCTCACTGAGGCGCAGATGCGCCAGTGGCTGGATGCCATGCCATCGGGGACACGATGGGAACGGCGGGATCGATGCCTCATTGAACTGATGTACGCGACCGGCGGGCGGGTGGCGGAGATCGTGGCACTGAACTGGGGTGACATCGACAGGGGATCCCAGATGGGACGGCTGCGCGGCAAGCGTGGCCGGGAACGGGTGGTTCCGGTGGGGGCGACGGCGGCGCGATCGCTGTCCCTGCTGGCTGCGGCAACCCCGGGGGAGGCGACGGCCTTCGGCGAGCCCGTGTTTGTCAATCGTCGCGGTGGACGTCTGACTGCTCGTTCGGTGGAGCGCATTGTGCTGCGGACCTTTGCCCGCTTGGTCGGTGGACGAACCTCACCGCACAAGCTGCGGCACACGTGCGCGACGCATATGTTGGATCGGGGTGCGGACCTCCTGGCGCTGCAACAACTCCTTGGTCATCAGAATGTCGCCACGACACAGATCTACACGCATACGACGCCGCACCGCCTGGCGGAGGTCTACAGGGCGTTCTTTCCCGATGAACAGAAACGATAG
- the topA gene encoding type I DNA topoisomerase translates to MAKKLVVVESPAKTRTLQKFLGGGYSVTATMGHLVDLPSKRIGVDIDNDFQPEYVNIEGKDKIVRALSQEAKKAEIIYLAPDPDREGEAIAWHVARLLKGMRAKIKRASFNEITKSAVTTALAEAGEIDKHKVDAQQARRVLDRLVGYQISPFLWKTVCRGLSAGRVQSVALRLVCEREALIRAFVPQEYWTIDVELYKQKDKKKSTFRASLAEVDGDRIEIQNEEAARRLETALRGAEYAVAAVKTQERRRQAPPPHVTSSLQQDAAARLRFSPKKTMSVAQALYEGIDLGDKGSVGLITYMRTDSTRVAKEAQTAARTLIKREYGAEYCPEKTPTYTTKKRTQDAHEAIRPTYFDLPPAVVRRHLSPDQVKLYTLIWNRFLASQMSPATIERTSVDITAVSAAKGKSAKPQTYTLKAGAEKVVFPGFLKIYEDVPDEDANGAKTNGLPPLAEGDPLVMVDIDTEQHWTKPPPRYSEASLVRELEANGIGRPSTYAQIIATILARNYVRLDQRRLVPTDLGDTVNSILVDTFPELFNVEFTAEMETELDRIEEGSETWTEIMKAFYTPFSASLEHATSRSAAIKQSQRETLPDPCPDCGSPLVVRWSRSGKFIACSAFPKCRYTSDLNSNGEKATETTDQTCEKCGAPMVIRTGRFGRFLACSAYPDCRNTKAIPTGVRCPEEGCGGDLVPRRTRAGRTFYSCSNYPKCKYAIWDRPVPKECPQCGSQFMLAKSTKTRGEHYACPACKHVVPVEAVPEPVEA, encoded by the coding sequence ATGGCCAAGAAGTTAGTCGTAGTCGAGTCGCCCGCCAAGACGCGGACGTTGCAGAAGTTCCTCGGTGGCGGGTATTCGGTGACCGCCACCATGGGCCATCTGGTGGACCTTCCGTCCAAGCGTATCGGAGTCGACATCGACAACGATTTCCAGCCCGAATATGTCAACATCGAGGGAAAGGATAAGATCGTCCGCGCCCTTTCCCAGGAAGCGAAGAAGGCGGAAATCATATACCTCGCCCCCGACCCGGATCGGGAGGGGGAGGCAATTGCCTGGCATGTCGCCCGTCTTCTTAAGGGCATGAGGGCCAAGATCAAGCGGGCGTCCTTTAATGAGATAACCAAGTCAGCCGTCACTACGGCCTTGGCGGAGGCCGGTGAGATCGACAAGCACAAGGTGGACGCCCAGCAGGCCCGTCGTGTGCTCGATCGCCTGGTCGGGTATCAGATCAGTCCTTTCCTGTGGAAGACTGTTTGTCGCGGCCTCTCTGCCGGGCGCGTCCAGTCTGTCGCGTTGCGGCTGGTTTGCGAACGGGAAGCGTTGATTCGGGCTTTCGTTCCCCAGGAATACTGGACTATCGACGTCGAGCTCTACAAACAGAAGGACAAGAAGAAGTCGACATTCAGGGCCTCCCTGGCAGAGGTCGACGGCGACAGGATCGAGATTCAGAACGAAGAGGCGGCCCGTCGGCTGGAAACGGCATTGCGCGGCGCCGAGTATGCGGTCGCTGCGGTCAAGACGCAGGAGCGTCGTCGCCAAGCGCCGCCACCTCATGTGACTTCATCGTTGCAGCAGGATGCCGCGGCGCGGCTGCGGTTCTCGCCCAAGAAGACGATGAGCGTGGCACAGGCGCTCTATGAGGGGATCGATCTGGGCGACAAGGGCTCGGTGGGGCTGATCACATATATGCGCACCGACTCGACACGTGTGGCGAAGGAAGCACAGACCGCGGCGCGTACATTGATCAAACGCGAGTACGGTGCCGAATACTGCCCGGAGAAGACCCCCACCTACACCACCAAGAAGCGCACCCAGGATGCCCATGAGGCGATCCGGCCGACCTACTTCGACCTCCCGCCGGCAGTTGTGCGGCGCCATCTCTCGCCGGACCAGGTCAAACTCTACACCCTCATCTGGAATCGTTTCTTGGCGTCGCAGATGAGCCCGGCGACGATCGAGCGCACATCCGTGGACATCACCGCCGTTTCCGCGGCCAAGGGGAAGAGTGCAAAGCCGCAGACATACACGCTGAAAGCGGGCGCCGAGAAAGTGGTTTTCCCGGGATTTCTCAAGATCTATGAGGATGTTCCGGATGAGGACGCCAATGGCGCCAAGACCAACGGCCTGCCGCCTTTGGCCGAAGGCGACCCGCTCGTGATGGTCGACATCGACACCGAGCAACACTGGACCAAGCCGCCGCCGCGCTACTCGGAGGCCTCGCTGGTCCGCGAGTTGGAGGCCAATGGGATCGGGCGGCCGTCGACGTATGCCCAAATCATCGCCACGATCCTGGCGCGCAACTATGTCCGGCTGGACCAGCGGCGTCTGGTGCCGACCGACTTGGGTGACACGGTCAACTCGATTCTGGTGGACACATTCCCGGAGTTGTTCAACGTGGAATTCACCGCCGAGATGGAGACCGAGCTGGACCGGATTGAAGAGGGGAGCGAAACGTGGACCGAGATCATGAAGGCGTTCTACACGCCATTCTCGGCTTCCCTGGAACACGCCACCTCCCGCTCGGCGGCGATCAAGCAATCGCAGCGCGAGACACTCCCCGATCCCTGTCCTGATTGCGGTTCGCCCCTGGTGGTGCGGTGGTCGCGCTCAGGCAAGTTCATCGCCTGCTCGGCCTTCCCGAAGTGCCGATACACCAGTGACTTGAACTCCAACGGTGAGAAAGCCACCGAAACAACGGATCAGACATGTGAAAAGTGCGGCGCACCGATGGTGATCCGCACGGGGCGATTCGGACGCTTTCTGGCGTGTTCGGCCTACCCCGACTGCAGGAACACCAAGGCGATTCCCACAGGAGTCCGTTGCCCGGAGGAAGGGTGCGGCGGCGATTTGGTGCCGCGCCGAACGCGCGCCGGGCGAACATTCTATTCCTGCTCCAATTACCCGAAGTGCAAGTACGCGATCTGGGACCGCCCGGTCCCAAAAGAATGCCCGCAATGCGGCTCACAATTCATGCTCGCCAAGTCCACGAAGACTCGGGGCGAGCACTATGCCTGCCCGGCCTGCAAACATGTGGTGCCGGTGGAGGCGGTGCCCGAGCCAGTGGAAGCATAG
- the rpoZ gene encoding DNA-directed RNA polymerase subunit omega — MTIDLTTHTETDAEPVADPQSFAPAPVRVERSRIHHGRSHRAPLISLENVRQHARNRYEGVLIAAARARQLNAKKVALEERGMEEALELKRMKMTSHALQELMGGKIEVQRREEGL; from the coding sequence ATGACAATTGATCTGACCACGCACACGGAGACGGACGCTGAGCCGGTGGCTGATCCGCAGAGTTTCGCCCCTGCGCCGGTTCGCGTTGAGCGATCGCGCATCCATCACGGACGCTCGCACCGGGCGCCCCTGATTTCTCTGGAGAACGTGCGACAGCACGCGCGCAATCGATACGAAGGGGTGCTGATCGCCGCCGCCCGGGCACGTCAACTCAATGCCAAGAAGGTCGCTCTGGAGGAGCGTGGCATGGAGGAGGCGCTGGAGCTCAAGCGCATGAAGATGACATCCCATGCTCTGCAAGAGTTGATGGGCGGCAAGATCGAAGTCCAGCGCCGCGAAGAGGGCCTCTAA
- the hslU gene encoding ATP-dependent protease ATPase subunit HslU: protein MVPARTHRIEAPADPALRAELTPHEIVAELNRYIIGQDKAKKSVAIALRNRWRRQKVQGPLREEILPNNIIMIGPTGVGKTEIARRLAALANAPFLKVEASKYTEVGYVGRDVESMVRDLIDLAVAMIKRERAGKVAERATELADERVLDILLPPPPKRPRPDNVEPPTDEARAKWERTRGKLRVQLKADLLDDKQIELDIPEGRYPVIEVFSPSGMEELGVNMQELFSGMIPKKHKRRKMSVADARRVLTAEEIDKLVDMDDVIGQAMARAENSGIVFIDEIDKIAGERSKTGGPDVSREGVQRDILPIVEGTNVMTKYGMVKTDHVLFIAAGAFHISKPSDLIPELQGRFPIRVELDSLGAADFVRILTEPQNALIKQYKALLATEGIEVEFTTGAVEEIAATAHLVNERMENIGARRLHTVMTTLLEDLMFRAPGEKARKVTFDKRDVQKTLRDIVEDEDLSRYIL from the coding sequence ATGGTCCCCGCCCGGACACACCGAATCGAAGCGCCGGCCGATCCCGCGCTGCGCGCCGAGTTGACGCCGCACGAGATCGTGGCGGAACTGAACCGTTATATCATCGGCCAGGACAAGGCCAAGAAGTCGGTGGCGATTGCCCTGCGCAACCGTTGGCGGCGCCAGAAGGTACAGGGGCCGCTGCGTGAAGAGATCCTCCCGAACAACATCATCATGATCGGGCCGACGGGAGTCGGGAAGACCGAGATTGCGCGGCGTTTGGCGGCGCTGGCGAATGCGCCGTTCCTGAAGGTCGAAGCGTCAAAATACACCGAGGTCGGATACGTCGGGCGCGATGTCGAGTCGATGGTGCGTGATCTGATCGATCTGGCGGTGGCGATGATCAAGCGGGAGCGGGCGGGAAAGGTTGCCGAGCGCGCCACCGAACTGGCCGACGAGCGCGTGCTCGACATCCTCTTGCCACCGCCGCCGAAACGACCGCGCCCCGACAATGTCGAGCCGCCGACCGATGAAGCGCGGGCCAAGTGGGAACGAACACGGGGAAAGCTGCGTGTCCAACTCAAGGCCGACCTTTTGGACGACAAACAGATCGAGCTCGACATCCCCGAGGGACGCTATCCGGTCATCGAGGTCTTTTCTCCCTCCGGCATGGAGGAGCTCGGCGTCAACATGCAGGAGCTCTTCTCGGGGATGATCCCCAAGAAGCACAAGCGGAGGAAGATGTCGGTCGCCGATGCGCGCCGGGTCCTCACGGCCGAGGAGATCGACAAGCTGGTCGACATGGACGACGTGATCGGCCAGGCGATGGCCCGGGCGGAGAATTCCGGCATCGTGTTCATCGACGAGATCGACAAGATCGCCGGGGAGCGGTCCAAGACCGGGGGACCGGATGTCTCCCGTGAGGGGGTGCAACGGGACATCCTGCCGATTGTCGAGGGGACGAACGTGATGACGAAGTACGGCATGGTGAAGACCGATCATGTCCTCTTCATCGCCGCCGGGGCGTTTCACATCTCCAAGCCGTCGGATCTCATCCCCGAGCTGCAGGGGCGCTTTCCCATTCGCGTGGAGCTGGACAGTCTCGGCGCGGCGGATTTCGTGCGCATTCTCACGGAGCCGCAGAACGCGCTCATCAAACAGTACAAGGCGCTGCTGGCGACAGAAGGGATCGAGGTCGAGTTCACGACCGGAGCGGTGGAGGAGATCGCGGCGACCGCACATCTGGTCAATGAACGGATGGAGAACATCGGCGCGCGGCGATTACACACGGTGATGACCACGCTCTTGGAGGACTTGATGTTCCGCGCCCCGGGCGAGAAGGCACGCAAAGTCACATTCGACAAGCGGGACGTACAGAAGACGTTGCGGGATATCGTCGAGGATGAGGACTTGAGCCGGTATATCTTGTGA
- the argF gene encoding ornithine carbamoyltransferase codes for MARTKSKTRPKTSGAGKGSAKKTPARKVASPFDRSGMPRGVLSKDFLRITDFTSAEVRATLDWAMAWKAGKVAPRPLVSQTAGLIFHKPSLRTRQSFEAGINRLGGHPMFIRDDEIKLGVRESIHDVAKVMSRYLGLIVIRTFKQSDVDELAHHASIPVINALTDAHHPCQVLGDILTAREHLKRIDNLVVAFVGDGNNVFHSWADLAARIPMDLRLATSPETMPDAKIVAEARAAGLSRITITHDAHEAVREADIIYTDVWASMGQKDQAEAKAQLLKPFQVNADLVREARPTAIVMHCLPAERGREITDEVIDGPQSVVFDEAENRLWVQGAIIAQLMARRG; via the coding sequence ATGGCGAGGACCAAGAGCAAGACACGTCCCAAGACGTCAGGAGCCGGCAAGGGCAGTGCGAAGAAGACGCCGGCCCGCAAGGTCGCAAGCCCGTTCGACCGTTCGGGGATGCCGCGCGGGGTGCTGAGCAAGGACTTCCTGCGCATCACCGATTTCACGTCGGCGGAAGTGCGGGCCACACTCGATTGGGCGATGGCATGGAAGGCGGGGAAGGTGGCGCCGCGTCCGCTGGTGAGTCAGACGGCAGGGTTGATCTTCCACAAGCCGTCGCTGCGCACGCGTCAGAGCTTCGAGGCGGGAATCAACCGTCTCGGCGGTCACCCGATGTTCATTAGAGACGATGAAATCAAGCTCGGCGTGCGCGAGTCCATTCATGACGTGGCCAAGGTGATGTCGCGCTATCTGGGACTGATCGTCATTCGCACGTTCAAGCAATCGGACGTCGACGAGCTGGCCCATCATGCGTCGATCCCGGTGATCAACGCCCTCACCGATGCCCACCACCCGTGTCAGGTGCTGGGGGATATTCTCACTGCGCGCGAGCATCTGAAACGCATCGACAATCTGGTCGTCGCCTTCGTCGGCGACGGGAACAACGTCTTCCATTCCTGGGCCGATCTCGCGGCACGCATCCCGATGGATCTGCGTCTGGCGACGTCGCCTGAGACCATGCCGGATGCCAAGATCGTGGCCGAGGCCCGTGCCGCCGGGTTGTCCCGGATCACGATCACGCACGATGCGCACGAAGCGGTCCGCGAGGCCGACATCATCTACACCGACGTCTGGGCCTCAATGGGGCAGAAAGACCAGGCCGAGGCCAAGGCGCAACTGCTCAAACCGTTCCAGGTGAATGCCGATCTTGTCAGGGAAGCCCGGCCCACGGCGATTGTGATGCACTGCCTCCCGGCCGAGCGCGGACGCGAGATCACCGACGAGGTGATCGACGGTCCGCAATCGGTGGTGTTCGATGAGGCGGAGAATCGTCTCTGGGTGCAGGGCGCGATCATCGCGCAGCTTATGGCGCGGCGCGGTTGA
- the gmk gene encoding guanylate kinase, which translates to MKSRWIGTGLLVVISAPSGGGKTTVIRALRHRRPEFWYSVSVTTRPRRRGERDGVHYHFITPAQFAALRSRRALVEWARVHDHHYGTPRANLERARRAGRVLLFDIDVQGAASLRRSDPDMVSIFLRPPSFAELRRRLLGRRSEGTGERARRLVTARRELARADEYDYIVTNEHVPQCVSDCEAIIRAELLRRERRKSLV; encoded by the coding sequence ATGAAGTCGCGCTGGATCGGTACAGGGCTTCTGGTGGTGATCTCGGCGCCATCCGGGGGCGGGAAGACGACCGTCATCCGGGCGCTGCGCCACAGGCGTCCGGAGTTCTGGTACTCGGTTTCGGTGACAACGCGCCCGCGCCGTCGCGGGGAACGCGACGGGGTGCATTATCACTTTATCACGCCCGCGCAGTTTGCCGCGCTGAGGTCTCGTCGGGCCCTCGTGGAGTGGGCGCGCGTCCATGATCATCATTATGGTACGCCACGTGCCAATCTGGAGCGGGCCCGTCGTGCCGGACGCGTGTTGCTGTTCGATATCGACGTCCAAGGGGCGGCATCGCTGCGCCGCAGCGATCCGGACATGGTCTCCATCTTTCTGCGGCCGCCGTCGTTCGCGGAGCTTCGTCGGCGTCTGTTGGGCCGGCGATCCGAAGGAACAGGCGAGCGCGCCCGGCGGTTGGTGACTGCGAGGAGGGAATTGGCACGTGCCGATGAGTACGACTACATCGTGACCAACGAGCACGTGCCTCAGTGCGTTTCCGACTGCGAAGCGATCATCCGCGCGGAACTTCTCCGTCGGGAACGGCGTAAGAGTCTGGTCTGA